TACTTCTGTTCCGGAGCTTTTTCGGGTTCGGCGGATTCCTGCAACACCTTGTCCTGAATCACCAAGTCCACGCGGCGGTTCTTCTGGCGGCCTTCCTTGGTGGAATTGTCCGCAATGGGCATGGTCATGCCGAGGCCCTTGGCTGTCAAGCGGCTGGCGTCGATTCCCTGTTCTACAAGGAAGTTCATCACGTTGTCGGCGCGCTGTTGGGAAAGCTTCATGTTGTGTTCAGCAGAGCCAGTGTTGTCGGTGTTTCCTTCAATGGACACGTTAAACTGCTGGTAAACGGTAAGGATTCCCGCCACCTTGGCAAGGCTGGTCTTCAAGTCCTGTTTCAGGGTAGCCTTGTCCACGTCAAACAAGATGTCGCTCATGGAAAGAATAATGCCGCGGGCATCCTGGGAGACCTGAATCAGCTTGGACTGGAGTTCGTTCAGCTTGTTCATGGCCTCCTTCTGGCGGGCTTCGGCCTTGGCCCGTTCTTCGGCAAGGGCCTTCTTTTCGGCTTCCAGGGCCAGGCGTTCTGCTTCCAGCTGTTTCTGCAGGTCGGCTTCACGTTCACTTGCTGCCTTCAAGGCGGCTTCGCGTTCGGCGGCTTCTGCCAGGAACTTGTCGCGGTTCTGCTGCATTTCGGCCTGGAGTTTTGCTTCCTGTTCCTTCATGGCGTCCTTGGTCTGGGCGAGCCTCTGCTTTTCGGCTTCTAGATCAGCAGCCAGGTTAGAGACCTTGCCACTGCGGGCGTTGGCAATCTGTTCCTGGATGGTTTCAATAGAACGGTTGGTGGCGTTACGCTTTTCCCAGTTTTCCGAAATGTGGGTGCGGCGTTCCTGAACCTCGATTTCTGTCTTGATGATTTCGGCATACAGAAGGCAGTTGTCACCCATGGCCTTCACATTTGCCTTGGGATTCTTCTTCAGTTCGTTCTGGATGTCAGACGCCTTCGCCTTGGCTTCCAACAGGGTAAGCTTTGTATTCCAGGCATTTGCAGGGATTTTCGCATCAAGGGCGTTCAGGGAATCCATGCAGACGTCATAGACGGTAGGTTCGGCTTTTTTGCTGGTGTCGGCAGGTGCAGCCTTTTCTGCTGCCGGCGCTTCGGCAGGCTCAGCGGCCTTTGTCACTTCGGCGGGGGCTGCTGCATCGGCGGCGTAGGCAAACGAGGCAACCAGGGAGGCGGCGGTCAAGA
The sequence above is drawn from the Fibrobacter sp. genome and encodes:
- a CDS encoding OmpA family protein, translated to MGDNCLLYAEIIKTEIEVQERRTHISENWEKRNATNRSIETIQEQIANARSGKVSNLAADLEAEKQRLAQTKDAMKEQEAKLQAEMQQNRDKFLAEAAEREAALKAASEREADLQKQLEAERLALEAEKKALAEERAKAEARQKEAMNKLNELQSKLIQVSQDARGIILSMSDILFDVDKATLKQDLKTSLAKVAGILTVYQQFNVSIEGNTDNTGSAEHNMKLSQQRADNVMNFLVEQGIDASRLTAKGLGMTMPIADNSTKEGRQKNRRVDLVIQDKVLQESAEPEKAPEQK